From Chryseobacterium sp. H1D6B, a single genomic window includes:
- a CDS encoding DUF2911 domain-containing protein has translation MKKLLFAVCISASFLGFAQDYSVPAASPRQQVEQQFSMSKITIDYGRPGVKGRKIFGELVPYGQVWRAGANSSTKITFGQSVNFGGKIVPAGTYGLFIIPTEKEWKVILNKDFQQWGAYTYDPKQDVVEVMVPVNKLADKQEWFEITLNPTDENSANLVLKWDFAQAEVALKPAKPDAVIKITDKLKEIKKIESDANKTKS, from the coding sequence GTGAAAAAGTTATTATTTGCAGTTTGCATATCAGCTTCATTTTTAGGTTTCGCACAGGATTATTCAGTGCCTGCAGCGAGCCCCCGCCAACAGGTGGAACAGCAGTTTTCAATGTCTAAAATCACTATTGATTATGGAAGACCTGGAGTAAAAGGCCGTAAAATATTCGGAGAACTGGTTCCTTACGGACAAGTTTGGAGAGCGGGAGCAAACTCTTCTACAAAAATTACTTTCGGACAATCTGTGAACTTCGGCGGGAAAATAGTTCCTGCAGGAACATACGGTTTATTCATCATTCCTACAGAAAAAGAATGGAAAGTTATTCTTAACAAAGATTTTCAGCAGTGGGGAGCTTATACCTACGATCCAAAACAGGATGTTGTAGAAGTAATGGTGCCTGTTAATAAATTAGCAGACAAACAGGAGTGGTTTGAAATTACCCTGAACCCTACAGATGAAAACTCTGCAAATCTTGTATTGAAATGGGATTTCGCACAGGCTGAGGTTGCTTTAAAACCTGCAAAACCAGATGCAGTAATTAAGATTACTGATAAACTGAAAGAGATTAAAAAAATAGAATCAGACGCTAATAAAACGAAAAGCTAA
- a CDS encoding GNAT family N-acetyltransferase, which translates to MNFSIQPILENNEFQLIPLQQGDFESVYEVASDPKVWEQHPNKDRYKREVFENFFQGAMESKGAFKIMDKASGDVLGSTRYYDFDENENSIFVGYTFYGTASWGKGINPQIKKLMLDYIFQFVDKVHFHIGKENFRSQTALERLGGQKIAEEEVAYFAEPTRTNFVYEIKKENWVQ; encoded by the coding sequence ATGAATTTTTCAATTCAGCCTATTTTAGAAAATAATGAATTTCAATTAATCCCCTTACAGCAAGGGGATTTTGAATCTGTATATGAAGTTGCTTCCGATCCTAAGGTTTGGGAACAGCATCCCAATAAAGACCGCTACAAAAGAGAAGTTTTTGAGAACTTTTTCCAAGGAGCAATGGAAAGTAAAGGAGCTTTTAAAATAATGGATAAAGCTTCCGGAGATGTTCTGGGAAGCACCCGCTATTATGACTTTGATGAAAACGAGAACAGTATTTTTGTAGGGTATACTTTTTACGGGACAGCGTCTTGGGGAAAAGGGATTAATCCGCAGATCAAAAAGCTGATGCTGGATTATATTTTTCAATTCGTAGATAAAGTCCACTTTCATATAGGAAAAGAAAATTTCCGCTCTCAGACGGCATTGGAAAGACTTGGAGGCCAGAAGATCGCTGAAGAAGAAGTGGCTTATTTTGCAGAACCTACAAGAACTAATTTTGTATATGAAATAAAAAAAGAAAACTGGGTACAATGA
- a CDS encoding cupin domain-containing protein, whose amino-acid sequence MKKYKIQKSPFVVPTTDGKLIEEHWGNSTQNPNISIAHMVAPPDWSEPHQTPEFDEFTMIISGKKQFEIDGEDVVLEKGQSILVEKGARVRYSNPFSEPCEYIAICLPAFSIDLVNREGE is encoded by the coding sequence ATGAAAAAATATAAAATTCAAAAATCTCCTTTTGTAGTTCCTACTACAGACGGAAAACTGATTGAAGAACATTGGGGAAACTCTACTCAGAACCCCAATATATCCATTGCACATATGGTGGCACCTCCAGATTGGAGCGAACCGCACCAGACTCCTGAATTTGATGAATTTACCATGATCATTTCCGGTAAAAAACAATTTGAAATCGACGGAGAAGATGTTGTCCTGGAAAAAGGGCAGAGTATTCTGGTGGAAAAAGGAGCAAGAGTGCGTTACAGCAATCCGTTTTCTGAACCTTGTGAATATATTGCAATATGTCTTCCTGCTTTCTCAATTGATCTTGTTAATAGGGAAGGGGAGTGA
- a CDS encoding dienelactone hydrolase family protein encodes MIRSILLTAVFMTSATLFSQKLKTVSYQDGTQKLNGLVTSNAGKKLPGVLILPAWKGIDDEAKAAAAALEKQGYIAFIADIYGEGNIPADNTAAAKTAGYYKQNYEAYQRRISSALEQLKKNGAVSDKIAVIGYCFGGTGALESARGSLPVAGVVSIHGSLAKDQTRKSGTLTAKILVENPADDQSVTKEDYDNLIKEMNTGNADWQIITYAHSKHTFTDPKSPDYNEIMAKRAWNHTLMFLKEILK; translated from the coding sequence ATGATACGTTCAATTTTACTAACAGCAGTTTTTATGACTTCAGCCACTTTATTCAGCCAAAAACTTAAAACAGTTTCTTATCAGGACGGTACGCAGAAACTGAACGGACTCGTCACTTCCAATGCAGGAAAAAAGCTTCCAGGAGTCCTTATTCTTCCAGCCTGGAAAGGAATAGACGATGAAGCAAAAGCGGCAGCGGCAGCGCTTGAAAAACAAGGATATATTGCTTTTATTGCTGACATTTATGGCGAGGGAAATATTCCAGCAGACAATACAGCCGCAGCAAAGACCGCAGGATATTACAAACAGAATTATGAAGCGTATCAAAGACGTATTTCATCAGCTTTAGAACAGCTTAAGAAAAATGGTGCTGTTTCTGATAAAATCGCTGTTATTGGATATTGCTTTGGAGGAACAGGAGCTCTAGAATCTGCAAGAGGAAGCCTGCCCGTTGCCGGAGTTGTTTCTATTCATGGAAGTTTAGCAAAAGACCAGACCAGAAAAAGCGGAACTCTTACTGCTAAAATTTTGGTGGAAAATCCAGCTGATGATCAAAGTGTAACCAAAGAAGATTATGATAATTTAATCAAAGAAATGAATACTGGAAATGCTGACTGGCAGATCATCACTTATGCTCATTCAAAACACACTTTTACAGATCCTAAGTCTCCGGATTATAATGAAATAATGGCTAAAAGAGCTTGGAACCACACTCTTATGTTTTTGAAGGAGATTCTTAAATAA
- a CDS encoding HAD family phosphatase, whose protein sequence is MKIKNIVFDFGGVLMDWDPRYFFKSYFNDDEKMEYFLTHIAHSEWNEEQDRGRTLEEGTDIQVKKFPDWEKELRAYYGNWNTMLKSDIPHNVDILKKLSKTDYQLFGLTNWSAETFPYALENYDFFKLFDGKIVVSGTEKLIKPDPKIWHILLDRYNIHADESVFIDDNPKNIEMAASLGFHTIKVDRETDLEEELFKLGVKL, encoded by the coding sequence ATGAAAATTAAGAATATTGTATTTGATTTCGGCGGAGTTTTGATGGACTGGGATCCAAGATATTTCTTCAAATCCTATTTCAATGACGATGAAAAAATGGAATATTTTTTAACCCATATTGCACATTCGGAATGGAATGAGGAACAGGACAGAGGAAGAACACTGGAGGAAGGAACCGATATTCAGGTGAAAAAATTTCCAGACTGGGAAAAAGAACTCAGAGCATATTATGGCAACTGGAATACCATGCTGAAAAGCGACATCCCTCATAATGTAGACATCCTCAAGAAATTAAGTAAGACTGACTATCAGCTTTTTGGACTGACTAATTGGTCTGCTGAGACATTTCCGTATGCATTGGAAAATTATGATTTTTTCAAACTTTTTGATGGAAAAATCGTTGTTTCAGGTACAGAAAAATTAATAAAACCCGATCCAAAGATCTGGCATATTTTATTAGACAGATATAATATCCATGCAGACGAATCCGTTTTCATCGATGATAATCCGAAGAATATCGAAATGGCAGCGTCATTAGGTTTCCATACCATCAAGGTAGATCGTGAAACCGATTTAGAAGAAGAGCTTTTCAAACTTGGTGTGAAGCTTTAA
- a CDS encoding type I restriction enzyme HsdR N-terminal domain-containing protein, which translates to MELPKLNFQETFDFKFKKDKDKFFIYDLVRKTYLLLTPEEWVRQHWIHYYLTVKAYSVSALITEKKIVLNGLTKRVDLLITEKGEPKILIECKAPHIKLSEKTFEQTARYNSVIGAKEIILTNGLQHIAAYFENEEYQFYKHN; encoded by the coding sequence ATGGAACTTCCCAAACTGAATTTTCAGGAAACTTTTGATTTTAAATTCAAGAAAGACAAAGATAAGTTTTTTATTTATGATTTAGTTCGTAAAACTTACCTTTTGCTTACTCCTGAAGAATGGGTCAGACAGCACTGGATACACTATTATCTCACCGTAAAAGCTTATTCTGTCTCGGCATTAATTACAGAAAAAAAGATCGTTCTGAACGGATTAACCAAAAGAGTCGACCTGCTAATTACGGAAAAAGGAGAGCCCAAAATTCTCATTGAATGCAAAGCTCCGCACATTAAATTATCCGAAAAAACATTTGAACAGACGGCAAGATACAATTCTGTGATCGGAGCCAAAGAAATCATTTTAACGAACGGACTGCAGCATATTGCAGCTTATTTTGAAAACGAAGAATACCAATTTTACAAACATAATTAA
- the holA gene encoding DNA polymerase III subunit delta, translated as MKELDLILKNIKNKEVLPIYFFHGEEAYFIDDAVKALEHDFLEEDEKAFNQTVTYGKDTSYQEILSLARQFPMMGDKQVIIVKEAQDLKLNDEEGRALEAYVENPVPSTVLVFAHKHKKLDSRKKVTKALDKAKVLFLSESIKDNNLPKWIADECSKLKIKTAPNISHLLAEYLGNDLSRIANELNKLKIILKEGEMLDGTIIENHIGISKEYNVFELQKALGTKNVNAAFKIAHFMGKNPKNNPFVMMLASLYSYFSNVIIYQTMAGQPPQVIASQMGINPYFIKDYAETARLYPLKHATRVISILREFDMKGKGLGAVNMGEAELIKELVYKIINVDKIKMKV; from the coding sequence ATGAAAGAATTAGATTTAATCCTCAAAAATATTAAAAATAAAGAAGTTTTACCTATTTATTTTTTCCATGGAGAAGAAGCTTATTTTATTGATGACGCTGTAAAAGCTTTAGAACACGACTTTCTTGAGGAAGATGAAAAGGCTTTTAACCAGACTGTTACCTACGGAAAAGACACCTCTTATCAAGAGATCCTTTCATTGGCAAGACAGTTTCCAATGATGGGCGACAAACAGGTAATTATTGTAAAAGAAGCTCAGGATTTAAAGCTCAACGATGAGGAGGGCAGAGCTTTAGAAGCTTACGTGGAAAACCCTGTTCCTTCTACAGTTTTAGTTTTTGCCCATAAGCACAAGAAGTTAGACAGCAGAAAAAAGGTCACTAAAGCTTTAGACAAAGCTAAAGTGCTTTTCTTAAGTGAATCTATTAAGGATAACAATCTTCCGAAATGGATTGCTGACGAATGCAGCAAATTAAAAATAAAAACAGCCCCGAATATTTCCCATCTTTTAGCCGAATATCTTGGAAATGATCTTTCCAGAATCGCTAATGAACTTAATAAACTAAAGATCATCCTTAAAGAAGGGGAGATGCTGGACGGAACCATTATTGAAAATCATATCGGGATCAGTAAAGAATACAACGTTTTCGAACTCCAGAAAGCTCTGGGGACGAAAAACGTAAATGCAGCATTTAAAATTGCTCATTTTATGGGTAAAAATCCTAAAAATAATCCTTTTGTAATGATGCTGGCAAGCTTGTACAGCTATTTTTCCAATGTGATCATTTATCAGACCATGGCAGGCCAGCCTCCGCAGGTTATTGCTTCACAGATGGGGATCAACCCCTATTTTATTAAAGATTATGCTGAGACAGCAAGACTGTATCCTTTAAAACATGCTACGAGAGTAATTTCTATTTTAAGAGAATTCGATATGAAAGGAAAAGGCCTCGGTGCTGTAAATATGGGTGAAGCTGAATTAATAAAAGAATTGGTTTATAAAATCATTAATGTTGATAAAATTAAGATGAAAGTTTAG
- the trxB gene encoding thioredoxin-disulfide reductase produces the protein MEKNILDCVIVGSGPSGFTAAIYAARADLKPELYTGLEPGGQLTTTTEVDNFPGYPSGITGPEMMMDLQKQAERFDTKVHYEMITKVELSQETGGVHKLFAGNKEIFAKTVIISTGATAKYLGLEDEKIYSGGGVSACATCDGFFYKGKDVVVVGAGDTAAEEATYLAKLCRKVTMLVRKDSFRASKAMIHRVESTPNIEVKFNHELIGIEGENSLVERAVVINNQTQEKSTVDVHGIFIAIGHKPNTEVFAGQIDLDENGYILTEKGSTKTNLPGVFAAGDVQDHIYRQAITAAGSGCMAAMDAEKYLAELH, from the coding sequence ATGGAAAAAAATATTTTAGATTGTGTAATCGTTGGATCTGGACCTTCTGGCTTTACAGCTGCTATTTATGCAGCAAGAGCAGATTTAAAACCTGAATTATATACAGGATTAGAGCCTGGAGGGCAATTAACTACTACTACAGAAGTAGACAATTTCCCAGGGTATCCAAGCGGAATTACAGGTCCGGAAATGATGATGGATCTGCAGAAGCAGGCAGAAAGGTTTGATACTAAAGTTCATTACGAAATGATTACTAAAGTGGAGCTTTCTCAAGAAACAGGAGGTGTTCACAAATTATTTGCAGGAAATAAAGAAATTTTTGCTAAAACAGTGATTATTTCTACTGGAGCTACTGCAAAATACTTAGGTCTTGAAGACGAAAAAATATACAGTGGTGGTGGAGTTTCTGCATGTGCTACCTGCGACGGATTTTTCTACAAAGGAAAAGATGTAGTAGTAGTAGGAGCGGGAGATACTGCAGCAGAAGAAGCTACTTATCTTGCTAAATTATGTAGAAAAGTAACTATGCTGGTAAGAAAAGACTCTTTCAGAGCTTCAAAAGCAATGATCCACAGAGTAGAAAGCACACCAAATATTGAAGTGAAATTCAACCATGAACTTATTGGTATAGAAGGAGAAAATAGTTTAGTAGAAAGAGCAGTAGTTATCAATAATCAGACACAGGAGAAATCTACAGTTGATGTCCACGGTATATTTATAGCGATCGGGCACAAGCCAAATACAGAGGTTTTCGCGGGACAGATTGACCTGGATGAAAATGGATATATCCTAACAGAGAAAGGTTCTACAAAAACAAATCTACCAGGCGTTTTTGCAGCAGGAGATGTTCAGGATCATATCTACAGACAAGCTATTACAGCAGCAGGAAGTGGATGTATGGCAGCAATGGATGCTGAAAAGTATCTTGCGGAGTTACATTAA
- the crcB gene encoding fluoride efflux transporter CrcB, whose amino-acid sequence MKNLIFIFIGGGAGSIARYLVSNFTQKLWNISSFPMGTFLVNILGCLLIGFLTSYFMKVDNYLKYLLITGFCGGFTTFSTFSVENYSLWQQQQYGTLFLYMILSIVLGLTAVVLGMKAQTLL is encoded by the coding sequence ATGAAGAATTTAATTTTTATATTCATCGGTGGCGGAGCGGGGAGTATTGCCAGGTATTTAGTTTCCAATTTTACCCAAAAGCTTTGGAATATCAGTTCATTTCCAATGGGAACTTTCCTGGTCAATATTTTAGGATGTCTCCTCATTGGTTTTCTTACGTCTTATTTTATGAAAGTAGATAACTATTTAAAATATCTGCTTATCACCGGTTTCTGTGGCGGGTTTACTACTTTTTCCACCTTTTCAGTTGAAAATTATTCTTTATGGCAGCAACAGCAGTATGGAACTTTATTTTTGTACATGATATTGAGTATAGTTCTGGGATTAACAGCCGTTGTTTTAGGTATGAAAGCTCAAACTTTACTGTGA
- a CDS encoding universal stress protein — protein sequence MRTILVPVDFTATTENAVRFAAEWAAQYDYRHIILLKTSKESEFDYLHIAEGHAFVNEENVNSLLERTQLLLNKLSSIITEKSAHLKVSTAVSDWTITKSINDLLKDQPSVELIILGSDDQASSSESFVSENIISIARTSPVRTLIVPNGYRYNIVKNILIPCDVNSITKLDRLFHHKSIIQHQDIHLMFLNIHTREKAAINNEKEKELQEYIHQYLTEIPSSIHYSYDENIINGILNFASSNETDLIIALPGRHSFLYYMASRSISEGIYQNMNQPVLILK from the coding sequence ATGAGAACAATACTTGTACCGGTAGACTTCACAGCCACTACAGAAAATGCAGTAAGATTTGCTGCTGAATGGGCAGCGCAATATGATTACAGACATATTATTCTTTTAAAAACATCTAAGGAGTCTGAATTTGACTATCTGCATATTGCAGAAGGCCATGCATTTGTAAATGAAGAAAATGTAAACAGTCTGCTGGAAAGAACACAATTACTCTTAAATAAGCTGAGCAGTATAATAACCGAAAAGTCAGCCCATTTAAAAGTTTCCACAGCGGTAAGTGACTGGACAATTACAAAAAGCATCAATGATCTGTTAAAGGATCAGCCGTCGGTAGAACTTATTATTTTAGGAAGTGATGACCAGGCATCTTCCAGCGAAAGTTTTGTTTCAGAAAATATCATAAGTATTGCAAGAACCAGCCCTGTTAGAACCTTAATCGTCCCTAATGGATATCGTTATAATATTGTTAAAAATATCCTTATCCCCTGCGATGTAAACAGCATAACAAAATTAGACAGACTTTTTCACCATAAATCCATTATTCAGCATCAGGATATTCATCTTATGTTTTTGAATATTCATACAAGAGAAAAAGCGGCTATTAATAATGAGAAAGAGAAAGAGCTTCAAGAATACATCCATCAATATTTAACCGAGATACCGAGCAGTATTCATTATTCTTATGATGAAAACATTATCAACGGAATCCTGAATTTCGCATCATCAAACGAAACAGATCTGATCATTGCTCTGCCCGGAAGACATAGTTTTCTGTATTATATGGCAAGCAGAAGTATTTCTGAAGGAATTTACCAAAATATGAATCAGCCCGTTTTGATATTAAAATAA
- a CDS encoding MarR family transcriptional regulator has protein sequence MSAKKNNISESALELGLAMSEMKSRLRQKIQTKINEYDPGLSFELIEILGLLSRNDGINQQEISSKVSKDKSSITYLINSLVKRKLVERVEYTNDRRNKQIFLTSKGKQIVETVYPWALELYEKAAGGLHKDEISSALLLVKKMTANLDNWG, from the coding sequence ATGTCTGCAAAAAAAAATAACATCTCAGAATCAGCCTTGGAATTAGGGCTGGCTATGAGTGAAATGAAAAGCCGTTTACGGCAGAAAATCCAGACAAAAATTAATGAATACGATCCCGGGCTTTCGTTTGAGCTTATAGAAATCCTTGGTCTTCTCAGCCGTAATGACGGCATCAACCAGCAGGAAATAAGCAGTAAAGTAAGCAAAGACAAATCAAGCATCACTTATTTGATCAATAGTCTGGTAAAGCGGAAATTGGTAGAACGGGTAGAATATACAAATGACAGAAGAAATAAACAGATTTTTCTCACTTCAAAAGGTAAGCAGATTGTAGAAACTGTTTATCCTTGGGCATTGGAGCTGTATGAAAAGGCGGCCGGAGGTCTTCACAAAGATGAAATCAGCAGTGCACTTCTGTTAGTAAAAAAAATGACAGCAAATCTCGATAACTGGGGTTAA
- a CDS encoding divalent metal cation transporter: MSKQKKDSKVISFFKKLGPGLITGASDDDPSGIATYSQAGAQFGLSTLWTALLTFPLMAAIQGMCARIGLVTAQGLTVTLKKYYSKPILYGMLLFSFPAITLNIGADIQGMGAVAHMICPQVPVALFCILITALLLFIIIRFSYQKIAMILKWLCLSLLLYIIVPFMVGQDWVMVAKKTFIPTLKFDKEFLSIIVAILGTTISPYLFFWQTTMEAEDQAHKGVVLVDKRILSEMKTDVNLGMLLSNMVMFFMILTTGTVLFNGGIHEIDTVDQAAKALEPLAGKLTYFIFASGVLGTGLLAIPVLAGSQSYMLAETFGWKAGLDKKFAQAKPFYGSIIVSLLVGLSLDFFGVSPIKALLYTAIVYGLTAPVMIAVIMHIANNKKIMKEHTNSLLSNILGWMTLILMTGAAVGLIYFLF; this comes from the coding sequence ATGTCAAAACAAAAAAAAGATTCAAAGGTCATTAGTTTTTTTAAAAAACTGGGCCCCGGCCTGATTACCGGAGCCAGTGATGATGATCCGTCTGGTATCGCCACTTATTCTCAGGCAGGAGCACAGTTCGGTCTTTCTACATTATGGACTGCCCTTCTTACTTTTCCTCTTATGGCTGCCATACAGGGCATGTGTGCAAGAATAGGCCTGGTCACCGCACAGGGGTTGACCGTAACGCTTAAGAAATATTATTCTAAACCTATACTTTACGGTATGCTTTTATTTAGTTTTCCTGCAATAACTTTAAATATAGGAGCAGACATCCAGGGTATGGGCGCAGTAGCGCATATGATATGTCCGCAGGTTCCTGTAGCTCTTTTTTGTATTTTGATCACTGCTCTGCTTCTTTTTATTATTATCCGGTTTTCATACCAGAAAATTGCGATGATTCTAAAATGGCTATGCCTCAGCCTGCTGCTTTATATTATTGTTCCGTTTATGGTAGGCCAGGACTGGGTGATGGTAGCCAAAAAAACCTTTATACCTACTCTTAAATTTGACAAGGAATTCCTTTCCATCATAGTGGCTATTCTTGGCACAACTATATCTCCTTACCTCTTTTTCTGGCAGACTACTATGGAAGCTGAAGATCAAGCGCATAAAGGAGTAGTATTGGTAGACAAAAGAATCTTGAGTGAAATGAAAACTGATGTAAACCTTGGTATGCTGCTCTCCAACATGGTCATGTTTTTTATGATCCTTACTACCGGTACCGTGCTTTTTAACGGCGGAATACACGAGATAGATACTGTAGATCAGGCAGCCAAAGCACTGGAGCCGCTAGCCGGAAAACTTACTTATTTCATTTTTGCCAGCGGTGTTTTAGGAACGGGACTTCTTGCAATTCCGGTTCTGGCAGGATCCCAATCTTATATGCTTGCAGAAACTTTTGGATGGAAAGCAGGACTTGATAAAAAGTTTGCACAGGCTAAGCCTTTCTACGGCTCTATAATCGTTTCACTGCTTGTCGGCCTGTCGCTTGACTTTTTCGGTGTCAGCCCGATCAAAGCACTGTTGTACACAGCTATCGTGTACGGCTTAACAGCCCCTGTAATGATTGCAGTCATTATGCATATTGCGAATAATAAAAAAATAATGAAAGAACATACTAATTCACTTCTTTCTAATATTCTGGGATGGATGACTCTTATCCTTATGACTGGTGCAGCGGTAGGGTTAATTTATTTTCTGTTTTAA
- a CDS encoding META domain-containing protein, which translates to MKKFIFTFVLTAFSLFAVVNAQTNHLAKTTWELEKISADGSAVFKKAKLIKFPAEQPKFNFLQFESDKNYHTGNSCFHMMGTYSIHEDNQIEMSEGSADMSSGCTEPKTLIGTYTFKIDKDILTLIPVKN; encoded by the coding sequence ATGAAAAAATTCATTTTCACTTTTGTACTGACTGCATTTTCATTATTTGCAGTGGTAAATGCACAAACCAACCACCTTGCAAAAACAACATGGGAACTTGAAAAAATAAGCGCTGACGGAAGTGCTGTTTTCAAAAAAGCAAAATTGATCAAATTTCCTGCAGAACAGCCCAAGTTTAACTTTCTTCAATTTGAATCTGACAAGAACTACCACACTGGAAATTCATGTTTTCACATGATGGGAACTTACAGCATTCACGAAGATAACCAGATAGAAATGAGCGAAGGTTCAGCCGATATGTCCAGCGGATGTACTGAGCCTAAAACACTGATCGGAACTTATACATTTAAGATAGACAAAGATATTCTTACCTTGATTCCTGTGAAAAATTAG
- a CDS encoding helix-turn-helix domain-containing protein yields MDKINLLIIVTVISLFISLFLALFLLTVKTKHKTSNALFALYLIITAIDASEPLLSLLSDRPSNLGMLRNTLAFLQIPVFYLYVVSVCYSDFKFKPKYILHLLPFLIVNVVLLPHFYTVDAASKISFIMNRQNMIELQFTHVFFHIQIVVYLIAVFMLLRKAKKLYLENYAGTNINSYNWLFQFTVVLTILYLIVVFKNIFKFSDYSFISEYIKIGILVFQLFICCWYLFKALNNPGLFRNIDSKLKLVSDINLEEKNNKPETTNEKEYNEELLKLKKYMAEEKPFLNPSLTIQNVSENIGMPTRALSVLINHHLGQHFYDFVNTYRIENAMDILKDASKSKVTILEILYEVGFNSKSSFNTAFKKHTGNTPTAYRKSL; encoded by the coding sequence ATGGATAAGATTAATTTATTAATTATTGTAACTGTAATCTCCCTGTTCATTTCATTGTTTCTTGCATTATTCCTGCTGACAGTTAAAACAAAACACAAGACAAGTAATGCTCTTTTTGCTCTTTATCTCATTATTACGGCTATTGATGCAAGTGAACCTCTGCTGAGTCTGCTGAGTGACCGTCCATCAAATCTTGGAATGCTGAGAAACACATTGGCCTTCTTACAGATCCCTGTTTTTTATTTGTATGTAGTATCAGTCTGTTATTCTGATTTTAAGTTTAAGCCAAAATATATTCTCCATCTGCTTCCGTTTTTAATTGTGAATGTAGTTTTACTGCCTCATTTTTATACTGTAGATGCCGCTTCTAAAATCAGTTTTATTATGAACCGTCAAAATATGATAGAACTGCAGTTCACTCATGTTTTTTTCCATATCCAGATCGTTGTATATCTTATTGCTGTTTTCATGCTGTTGAGAAAAGCCAAAAAGCTGTATCTTGAAAATTATGCGGGTACAAATATTAATTCTTATAATTGGCTTTTTCAGTTTACGGTTGTACTCACTATTCTATATTTGATTGTCGTTTTCAAAAACATTTTCAAATTTTCGGATTATTCTTTTATCTCTGAATATATAAAAATCGGAATCCTGGTATTTCAGTTGTTTATATGCTGCTGGTATCTGTTTAAAGCACTGAATAATCCCGGCTTATTTAGAAATATTGATTCAAAATTAAAACTTGTTTCCGATATTAATTTAGAAGAAAAAAATAATAAACCGGAAACCACAAATGAAAAAGAATATAATGAAGAATTATTGAAATTGAAGAAGTATATGGCTGAAGAAAAGCCGTTTCTTAATCCTTCTTTAACGATTCAAAATGTCTCTGAAAATATTGGAATGCCTACCCGCGCGCTATCTGTTTTAATTAATCATCACCTGGGACAGCATTTTTACGATTTTGTGAATACCTACCGTATAGAGAATGCCATGGATATTTTAAAAGATGCCTCAAAAAGTAAGGTAACTATTCTTGAAATTTTATATGAAGTTGGTTTTAATTCAAAATCTTCTTTTAATACCGCTTTTAAAAAACATACCGGAAATACACCTACCGCTTATCGTAAGAGTCTGTAA